CTCTATTTCAAATAGAGCTTTGATCGAGCTAACACTTGCTTTCTCAACATAATAAAATCTCTTTATCCTGTTGAAATGTGTCCAGATCCTTCCTGATGTCTGGATAGTCCTTCAGAACAGCATGAAAGGAGTCCACCGACAAGGAAAACAGCTGACAGATAGTCAGAGCTTGTACTGTGGCCAAATGCCTTCCTCTTGTTAGGAGACATGACTCTGGAAAAGAGAAGGAGAAtcattatttaaagggatagctcatccaaaaatgaaaattctgtcagccATTGactttccatactatggaagtcaatgacaACCATAAACagagttaccaacattcttcaaaatattttcttctgtgttcaacagaagaaagaaactcaaacaggtttggagcatactgagggtgagtaaatgatgacagcgttttggggtgaactatccctttaaaacagcTGCCTAATAAGTTGTTTCAAGACATGAGCATTACAAACAATACAGCCTGCTGCACATAGTCTAaaccagtgattctcaactccagtcctcagggcccactgctctgcacattttgtatgcctcctttatttaacacacctgattcagatcatcagctcattaggagaaagatccatgaactgaactgagtgtgtcagattcagaaatatacaaaatgtacagagcagtgggccccgaggactggagttgagaaccactggtctaaacAAACACTGCATTGACAAAGCAACGTGACTCAAGTCAAACCTCCAAAGCAGTCTCCATCACACAGTTCCCTCTGGAAAAACTCATTCTCCACAAGGACCTGGCCGTGCTCGATGAAGAACATGCGGTCACCAGGAGTGTTCTGGCGGATGATGATGTCACCCTCTTGTAAGACCTCATACTGCAGCTCCAGAAGAATGGCATTGatgaagtttatatcacagttccgGAAAAAGGGAACTTTTCTCACATGGGCCGAGCACATGGTCATCAGAATGTCCTAACAAATCCATATCAACATTCTTTAGTTTAAAAAACACTTAATGATAATAATCATTTCTGTGACTATCTAGCAATTCCAACAGTGAGCAGTACCTCTCTGAGAGATGAAGACACCCACTTCAGGACATCCCTCTCATCATACCATTTCCCTGCATACCGAGCCTGAAAGTAGTTGTTGATGCGCATACGAAGGGCTTTAGGA
This genomic interval from Garra rufa unplaced genomic scaffold, GarRuf1.0 hap1_unplaced_166, whole genome shotgun sequence contains the following:
- the LOC141316824 gene encoding potassium/sodium hyperpolarization-activated cyclic nucleotide-gated channel 3-like; the protein is MTSIVSGALMYTVMVANTAAMMTDVDITARAYKNKMNHLEDYMTFMKLPKALRMRINNYFQARYAGKWYDERDVLKWVSSSLREDILMTMCSAHVRKVPFFRNCDINFINAILLELQYEVLQEGDIIIRQNTPGDRMFFIEHGQVLVENEFFQRELCDGDCFGESCLLTRGRHLATVQALTICQLFSLSVDSFHAVLKDYPDIRKDLDTFQQDKEILLC